The window AGTTGTTGTGTTCTATGAGCCGCAGTGGTCCAGTAAGCAATTGGAGCTTGACTTGGAGCTTCCTCGAGTGAAAGTGACCGCGGATGCAGACCAATTAAGTCAGGTATGGATGAATCTTCTTGGGAACGCAATCAAGTTCACACCTTCAAGAGGGAAGATACAAATTCAGTTGGAACCTCTCAATGACCGGATTCGTATTCGCATTCAAGATAGTGGAATGGGAATCGCTGCCTCTGATCAAGAACGGATATTTGAACGATTTTATAAGGCGGATGCGTCCAGACATCGCGAAACAGACGGAAGCGGTTTGGGACTTGCGATTGTACGGAAAATTGTTGAGCTACACCATGGTACTATTGAACTGCAGAGTGAGATCGATATAGGAACGTTGTTTATCGTTACGATACCGATACTGAGATATCCAACTAAAAAATAAGGAGGGTGTCCCAAAAGTCATAAAATGACTGAGGGGCATCCTCTCATTTTGTAAACAAAAAGAAACCGTTCTTTGGTAAAATGGAGGTACCACCCAACCACTTACAAAAGGAGACGGTTTCTTTGTACATTCAATATACCATGGATCAACTTTGCCTGCCAATGGACTTGGAGGAAGATATTCCTCAAAATCACCTCGTTCGCATTGTAAACGCCGCCGTGAATCAACTGGATGACGTCATTTTCGACGCAGCTTACCCTGGAGGCGGAAGAGATAGCTATCACCCTAAGATGCTAACAAAAGTGATCATTTATGCCTACACCCAGCGTATTTACTCCTCCCGACAGATCGCCAAGGCTGTCCGCGAAAACGTCATGTTCATGTGGATTGCAGGCAGACAACGACCCGACTTCCGCACCATTAACCGTTTTCGTTCTGAACGGATGAAAGCCCTGCTGGAGACCGTATTTACCGCGGTTCTTCAATTTTTGGCCGACGAGAAGTACGTTCAACTAGAGCACTATTTTGTTGACGGTACTAAAATTGAAGCGAATGCCAATCGGTATACCTTTGTTTGGGGTAAAGCGGTTGTGAAGCATAAGGCCAAGCTTCAGGAGAAAGTGCAGACGCTGTTTGCCACGATCGAAGAAGCTGAGAAGCAAGAAGAGCAGATGCATGTTGGCCAAGACCTAAGCGAACTGGGCGGAGCGTCTGAGATCACAAGTGAAAAATTAGAGATCGCTGTCAAACAATTGGAAGAAAGACTGCAGGAAAACCCGAAGGACAAGTCGCTAAAGAAAGCCGTACGCACACTTCGAAAAGATCTTCTTCCTCGACTTCAAAAGTATGAAACACATGAAGAAATTTTAGGGAGTCGGAATAGCTACAGTAAGACCGACAAAGATGCTACGTTCATGCGGATGAAAGAAGATCATATGCGAAACGGCCAACTTAAGCCGGGTTACAATGTACAGATCGGCACTGAAAATCAATTTATCCTCGGCTACAGCGTACACCAACGGCCTACCGATACACGCTGCCTCATCCCTCATCTTGAAAAAGTAAAATCGCAACTAGGCAAGCTGCCGAGCACGATCATCGCTGATGCGGGATATGGCGGCGAAGAGAACTACGACTATTTAGAGAAAAATGAAGTCGAAGCCATCGTCAAATATAGCACCTATCACCGTGAGAAAAACAAAGCGTGGCAAAAGGATATTAGTAAAATCGACAACTGGACCTATGACGAAGAACAAGATACGTGGACATGTGCGACAGGACAACCCCTCATTTTCCGCAGAGCAAGCAAAGAGAAAACGGAGAGTGGATATGAAATCGAGTACCGCCATTACCGGAGTGCAAGCTGTGAAGGTTGCCCGCTGAAACCACAGTGTACGAAAGCCCAAGGTAATCGCGAAGTTAAAGTAAGCATGAACTACTTGCGATTAAAGAACCAAGCGCGCAACAAACTCCGTAGCGAAGAAGGTTACGCGCTAGCAGTACGGCGTATGATTGAGCCAGAGCCTGTGTTTGGTGACATCAAGAACAACCGCGGATTCAAAAGATTCCTGCTTCGAGGCTTACCCAAAGTAAGTCTAGAGGTCGGGTGGCTTTCGCTTGCCCATAACTTGCTGAAGAAAGCAGCGATGGACGCTAAAAATAAAGGAGCTAAGCACGTACAAGCCGCTTAGCTCCTTTTTCATTCAAATATTCACTTTTTCTAACGATCTGGAGTGTCCTACACACCAAGACTATCATGGCTTTTGGGACACCCTCTTTCCTATTAAAGCATGTAACCCTGCCAAGCCTTAACCCATAACATACGTAATCTTGAAGTTTCTTATAGACAGGTCACCAATAGATCCCCGTGATTATTTCGGAGATATTGGTGACCTTCTTTTTTATTTTGTTCATATTGGGTTCATATTGAACCTGTATGGTTAGCGTATAAACATTTGATGAAAATAAGTTTACGCTTGTCATGAGGGGAGTACAGGAATGAATCGATTAACACAATTTTCCATGAAGAATGTCTCGGCATTATTCATTATCATGATCATGCTTTTTGTAGGCGGATTTTATTCATCCACGCAGCTTAAAGTAGAGAACATGCCAAACGTTTCTTTTCCAGTAGTTGCTGTAACAACAACTTATACAGGGGCTCCCAAGGATGTCATGGATGAAATTACGGCTCCGATTGAAGAAAAGCTAGCGAACATTGAAGATCTGGATTCCATTACTTCAACTTCGAGTGATAATTTCTCCATGATTATCGTTCTTTTCAAACAAAATGTAGATATTGATAAGAAAAAACAGGCCGTTCAAGACATGCTGGCTGAAGTTTCTCTTCCAGCAACGGCAGGTGCGCCTAAAGCCTCCACTTTTGGTGCGGCATCATTCCCTTCGAATTACTTAGTCGCTTTTGCCAATGACGGGGTAAGCCAAACAGAGCTCGACAAATCTTTTAAAGATAAAATCAAGCCAGGTCTTGAAGGAATTAAAGGGATCGACCATATGGACGTTATTGGTGCCAGAAGCACATCGCTCGATATTGAGCTAGATGCTGCTGCGCTTGATGTATATGGATTGTCACCGGCTCTAGTGAGCAATGCGATTAATTCCGCCGCGACGAAGAGTCCGATCGGTAGTGTAGAAATTAGCGGCAACAATAAGATGACTCGTGTCACTGGTAATTTATCAAGCTTGTACGATTTGGAACAGGTCGAAATCACCACACCTAAAGGAGATATCGTAACACTAGATCAAGTCTCCAAGGTAAAGGCGATAACGGAATCTGACTTCAATGGTAGATTGGATGGCAAGCCAGCTATTGGTATGATTTTATACAAAGCAGGCAGTGCGAATGCGGTTGATTTCTCAGGATCCATCGAGAAGCTGATTCATGAGTGGGAAACGACACTACCAAACATTACTTTCAAAAATACTTATGATAGTGCAGATCAAATTAAAGAGTCCATTACAGGACTTGTACGTGAAGGAGTTGTAGGGGCGGTATTGGCTTCCTTGATGATTCTCATTTTCCTGAGAAACATTCGGATGACACTCATTGTTCTCGTCTCCATTCCACTTTCCATTTTGATCACATTGTTATTGATGTCGACATTAGACTTAACACTTAATACGATGACTCTTGGTGGTATTTTTATCGCAGTAGGTCGTGTAGTCGATGATTCTATTGTTGTTATTGAAAATATATATGCCTCATTGGAAAAAGCACAAGAACGCAAAGAATCCGTTATCGCCTTGGCAACAAAGCAGGTTTCGATGGCTATTACGTCCTCAACTTTGGCAACTGTAGGGGTCTTTGCTCCACTTGCTCTGGTAACGGGTGTTGTGGGAGGGTTCTTTAGACCCTTTGCATTAACGATTGCTTGTGCACTTTTATCTTCCTTAATTGTAGCTTTGACGGTTATTCCAATGCTCGCTAAATTGCTCGTTCTTCGCAGTAAGCCGGGTAAAGGGCATCATGATGAATCAAAGCCAACTAAACTAACAACATTCTATGAAAAAGCATTGACGTGGAGTTTGACAAATCGGATTAAAACACTGTTGATTTCAGGGCTAATGCTTGTTGTAACTATTGCGGCGACGGTACCGTTTCTATCGGTTTCGTTCTTGCCTAGTACGAAGCCTGCGACAACGATGTATTTTCAGATAAAGATGCCGTATGCAACCTCTTTTGAGGCAACAGATGCGAAAACAAAAGAAATCGAAACCATCTTGTTAGATTCGAAAGATTCCAATGGCGAACCTGTTTTTAAATTCGTCGAATCATTAGTTGGGTATGCTGGCAACGATGACGAACGGACGCCATATGCTTCGCAAATTTTTGTCCAAGTGAATGATAAAGTAGATCCGAATCAAGTGAAAGATGAAATGAAAGCTTATATACTCTCTGAGCTGCCAAGCGGATCCGAAGTAGAGCCTAAAGCCATGGAAGGGGATTTCGGTGTTTCATCCACTGATTTTGCCTATACCTTGCAAGGTGAGGATCAGCTTCAATTAGAGAAAGCAGCCGGTTTGGTTAAAGAAAAGTTGAATACATTCACTGAGCTTAGTGAAGTTGAGGATAACCTGAGTGATGCGAAAACAGAAATAGAAATTGCTGTAGATCAGAAGAAAGCGAGAGCATACGGATTAAGCTCATCGACCGTTCGTGATACTGCACGTGCGTGGATTCAAAAGCAAAATCTAGGAGACATGAAATTCGATAATATCGTTTATACAACAACGGTATCGTTAGACAAATCAGACAAAGATACACTAGAAAAACTAGGTAATATCCCATTGACCAGCGCGAATGGTTCAAGGGTCTTACTGAAGGAAGTAGCTAAGGTTAATGAAACAAAAGGCGCTGCCTCACTTGCACGTGAGGAACAGCAGCAACTTGTGAAAGTAACAGCAAAAATCAATTCTGCAGATAAGACAGGTGTGAGCGCCAAGCTTGCTGCAGCGATGAATGATATCCAATTGCCTGATGGCGTGACACCAAAAATTAGCGGTGTTTCGGATGATGTGAATGAAAGCTTTATGCAATTGTTCATCGCGATGGCTGCCGCCATATTCGTGGT is drawn from Paenibacillus sp. V4I7 and contains these coding sequences:
- a CDS encoding IS1182 family transposase: MYIQYTMDQLCLPMDLEEDIPQNHLVRIVNAAVNQLDDVIFDAAYPGGGRDSYHPKMLTKVIIYAYTQRIYSSRQIAKAVRENVMFMWIAGRQRPDFRTINRFRSERMKALLETVFTAVLQFLADEKYVQLEHYFVDGTKIEANANRYTFVWGKAVVKHKAKLQEKVQTLFATIEEAEKQEEQMHVGQDLSELGGASEITSEKLEIAVKQLEERLQENPKDKSLKKAVRTLRKDLLPRLQKYETHEEILGSRNSYSKTDKDATFMRMKEDHMRNGQLKPGYNVQIGTENQFILGYSVHQRPTDTRCLIPHLEKVKSQLGKLPSTIIADAGYGGEENYDYLEKNEVEAIVKYSTYHREKNKAWQKDISKIDNWTYDEEQDTWTCATGQPLIFRRASKEKTESGYEIEYRHYRSASCEGCPLKPQCTKAQGNREVKVSMNYLRLKNQARNKLRSEEGYALAVRRMIEPEPVFGDIKNNRGFKRFLLRGLPKVSLEVGWLSLAHNLLKKAAMDAKNKGAKHVQAA
- a CDS encoding efflux RND transporter permease subunit, whose product is MNRLTQFSMKNVSALFIIMIMLFVGGFYSSTQLKVENMPNVSFPVVAVTTTYTGAPKDVMDEITAPIEEKLANIEDLDSITSTSSDNFSMIIVLFKQNVDIDKKKQAVQDMLAEVSLPATAGAPKASTFGAASFPSNYLVAFANDGVSQTELDKSFKDKIKPGLEGIKGIDHMDVIGARSTSLDIELDAAALDVYGLSPALVSNAINSAATKSPIGSVEISGNNKMTRVTGNLSSLYDLEQVEITTPKGDIVTLDQVSKVKAITESDFNGRLDGKPAIGMILYKAGSANAVDFSGSIEKLIHEWETTLPNITFKNTYDSADQIKESITGLVREGVVGAVLASLMILIFLRNIRMTLIVLVSIPLSILITLLLMSTLDLTLNTMTLGGIFIAVGRVVDDSIVVIENIYASLEKAQERKESVIALATKQVSMAITSSTLATVGVFAPLALVTGVVGGFFRPFALTIACALLSSLIVALTVIPMLAKLLVLRSKPGKGHHDESKPTKLTTFYEKALTWSLTNRIKTLLISGLMLVVTIAATVPFLSVSFLPSTKPATTMYFQIKMPYATSFEATDAKTKEIETILLDSKDSNGEPVFKFVESLVGYAGNDDERTPYASQIFVQVNDKVDPNQVKDEMKAYILSELPSGSEVEPKAMEGDFGVSSTDFAYTLQGEDQLQLEKAAGLVKEKLNTFTELSEVEDNLSDAKTEIEIAVDQKKARAYGLSSSTVRDTARAWIQKQNLGDMKFDNIVYTTTVSLDKSDKDTLEKLGNIPLTSANGSRVLLKEVAKVNETKGAASLAREEQQQLVKVTAKINSADKTGVSAKLAAAMNDIQLPDGVTPKISGVSDDVNESFMQLFIAMAAAIFVVYLIMVLAFGNASAPFAILFSLPLAVIGGLLGLVIAREPLTVTSMIGFLMLIGIVVTNAIVLIDRAQQLREEGYTVRHALIEAGKVRLRPIIMTAGATIMALVPLALGISGEGGLIGKGLGVVVIGGLITSTLLTLVVVPIVYELIESIKSRIGRMSKRNKENEKTMLEV